The following coding sequences are from one Perognathus longimembris pacificus isolate PPM17 chromosome 13, ASM2315922v1, whole genome shotgun sequence window:
- the LOC125362431 gene encoding olfactory receptor 502-like, whose product MDSLVEGNHTAVTEFILLGLTQDPVLRVILFIIILGIYLVTVLGNLCTILLIRVSTQLHHPMYFFLSHLAFADMIFSSSVTPNMLVNFLVDKNMISYQGCGTQLGTAVFFGAAECFLLAAMAYDRFVAICNPLLYSTKMSTQVCVQLLVGAYIGGSLDASSFTISFCSFLFCGPNRINHFFCDFAPLREVACSEDSVLILFSTFTAGFIVVFTVIVIMVSYIYIFITILKMRSTEGRRKAFSTCTSHLTAVSLFYGTLTFIYVMPKSNYSTDQNKVISVFYMVVIPMLNPLIYSLRNNEIKSALKRELDRKKN is encoded by the coding sequence ATGGATTCCCTGGTGGAGGGGAACCACACTGCAGTAACAGAGTTCATTTTATTGGGCTTAACACAGGATCCAGTCCTTCGAGTCATCCTCTTCATCATCATCCTGGGCATCTACCTGGTAACTGTATTGGGAAATCTCTGCACAATCCTTCTCATCAGAGTCTCCACTCAGCTCCACCaccccatgtactttttcctcagCCACTTAGCTTTTGCTGACATGATCTTTTCCTCTTCGGTCACACCCAACATGTTGGTTAACTTCCTGGTAGACAAAAATATGATCTCCTACCAAGGATGTGGCACTCAGCTTGGTACAGCTGTTTTCTTTGGGGCAGCTGAGTGTTTTCTTTTGGCTGCCATGGCCTATGATCGCTTTGTGGCCATTTGCAACCCACTGCTCTATTCAACCAAAATGTCCACACAAGTCTGTGTGCAGCTACTTGTAGGAGCTTACATAGGAGGATCTCTTGATGCTTCATCCTTTAccatttccttctgttcttttctcttctgtggaCCCAATAGAATCAATCATTTCTTCTGTGACTTTGCTCCACTACGTGAAGTAGCCTGTTCTGAAGATAGTGTCCTCATACTTTTTTCCACATTTACTGCTGGCTTCATTGTTGTCTTCACAGTGATTGTCATAATGGTCTCCTACATCTACATTTTCATCACTATCCTGAAGATGCGCTCCACTGAAGGACGCCGaaaggccttctccacctgcacctcccacCTCACTGCAGTTTCTCTATTCTATGGGACTCTCACATTCATTTATGTGATGCCCAAATCAAACTACTCCACTGACCAGAACAAGGTGATATCTGTGTTCTACATGGTGGTCATCCCCATGTTGAACCCCCTCATCTATAGTCTTAGAAATAATGAGATTAAGAGTGCTTTAAAGAGAGAGcttgataggaaaaaaaattag